The Punica granatum isolate Tunisia-2019 chromosome 4, ASM765513v2, whole genome shotgun sequence genome has a window encoding:
- the LOC116206343 gene encoding 65-kDa microtubule-associated protein 3, with protein MSKTPSDPLMQVETTCGTLLYELQIIWDEIGESDGDRDKMLLELERECLEVYRRRVDQANRSRAQLRQAIADSEAELAAICSAMGERPLHIKQPDQNTGSLKEELQNILPQLEEMRKRQCDRRNQFIEVLEQIQGIANEMSMYTDKKCSKLVLDESDLSLRKLEELHRQLHALQKEKTDRLMQVQDHLNVLNSLCLVLGLDFKHTAAEVHPSLVDSERSRDISNNTIEKLGAAIAKLREVKLQRMQRLQDLATNMLELWNLMDTPVEEQQMFQNVTCNIAASEHEITEPNTLSVDFISSVEAEVARLEELKSSKMKELVLKKRAELEEICRKTHLIAEADTAVDYAIAAVESGGADPACVLEQIELEIAKVKEEAFSRKELLEKVEKWLAACEEESWLEEYNRDDNRYNAGRGAHLTLKRAEKARALVNKLPAMVEALASKTLAWERERGMEFTYDGIRLLSMLEKYTILRQEKEQERRWLRDQKKLQGQLIAEQEALYGSKPSPSKTQMAKKAPRMSTGGASSRRLSLGGAMIQTPKPNHIHSAKGTPHSRAPAKNDRFHQNDQFNHHDNSFAGLSAGRRGLDVAGLPAKKHSFDSASAREPESPMIRKPFSPISTRVPTKTDLTNILDDAANPKPNELFHKNLASNNNAFSTPVKTISAIEEENKTPKTMPIPIPSTPSTITVPMQTAVTPAPASVPVLVVKDIVPEEIEYSFEERRAGFVLPVIRV; from the exons ATGTCTAAGACTCCAAGTGATCCGCTTATGCAAGTAGAGACAACATGCGGGACACTTCTATATGAGCTCCAG ATAATCTGGGATGAAATTGGGGAATCTGATGGTGATCGAGATAAAATGCTGCTTGAGCTTGAACGAGAATGTCTGGAAGTTTACAGAAGGAGGGTAGACCAGGCAAATCGATCCAGAGCTCAGTTACGGCAAGCAATTGCTGATTCTGAAGCAGAACTTGCGGCCATCTGTTCAGCAATGGGTGAGCGGCCATTGCACATAAAGCAG CCTGATCAGAATACCGGAAGCTTGAAGGAAGAGCTGCAGAACATTCTTCCACAACTAGAGGAGATGCGGAAAAGGCAATGTGACAGAAGAAATCAGTTTATTGAAGTTCTCGAGCAGATTCAAGGAATTGCAAATGAAATGTCTATGTACACTGACAAAAAATGTTCGAAACTGGTTTTGGACGAGTCTGATCTATCTTTGAGGAAGCTTGAGGAACTCCATAGACAGTTACATGCACTTCAAAAAGAGAAG ACTGATCGCCTGATGCAGGTTCAGGACCACTTGAATGTATTAAATTCACTCTGTTTGGTGCTTGGTTTGGATTTCAAGCACACTGCTGCAGAGGTTCATCCGAGCTTAGTTGATTCTGAAAGATCCCGGGACATAAGTAATAACACAATTGAAAAGCTGGGTGCTGCAATAGCAAAACTAAGAGAGGTCAAATTACAGAGGATGCAAAGG CTTCAAGACCTTGCCACAAATATGCTGGAGCTGTGGAATTTGATGGATACGCCAGTTGAAGAGCAACAGATGTTTCAGAATGTTACTTGCAATATAGCTGCATCGGAGCACGAAATAACTGAACCTAATACTCTCTCAGTTGActtcatcagttct GTTGAAGCAGAAGTAGCTCGGCTGGAGGAGTTAAAGTCGAGCAAAATGAAAGAACTTGTTTTGAAGAAGAGGGCAGAATTAGAGGAAATTTGCCGCAAGACGCATTTGATTGCTGAAGCAGATACAGCCGTTGACTATGCCATAGCAGCTGTAGAGTCTG GAGGTGCTGACCCTGCTTGTGTTCTCGAACAAATTGAACTGGAGATCGCTAAAGTCAAAGAAGAAGCCTTCAGTCGGAAAGAACTGCTTGAGAAGGTCGAGAAATGGTTGGCTGCTTGTGAAGAGGAGTCGTGGCTTGAAGAATACAACAGG GATGACAACAGATACAATGCTGGACGAGGTGCTCATCTTACTCTTAAACGGGCTGAGAAGGCTCGTGCTTTGGTTAACAAATTACCAG CAATGGTGGAGGCTCTGGCTTCAAAAACCTTGGcatgggagagagagagaggcatgGAATTCACTTATGATGGC ATCCGCCTTCTGTCTATGCTGGAAAAATACACTATATTAAGGCAAGAGAAAGAGCAAGAACGCCGTTGGCTGCGG GACCAGAAGAAACTCCAGGGGCAGCTTATTGCAGAACAAGAGGCACTTTATGGGTCAAAACCGAGCCCTTCAAAGACCCAGATGGCGAAGAAAGCTCCGAGGATGTCAACTGGGGGTGCAAGCAGTAGAAGACTCTCACTTGGAGGAGCTATGATTCAAACACCTAAACCAAATCATATTCATTCCGCTAAGGGCACCCCTCACTCACGTGCGCCTGCGAAGAATGATCGGTTCCACCAAAATGATCAATTCAATCACCATGATAACAGCTTTGCAGGTTTATCAGCAG GCAGGAGAGGATTGGATGTTGCTGGTCTTCCGGCGAAGAAGCACTCATTTGATTCTGCTAGTGCTCGTGAACCCGAGTCACCAATGATTCGGAAACCTTTCTCGCCGATATCCACCAGAGTCCCAACAAAGACTGACTTGACAAACATTTTAGACGATGCGGCCAATCCAAAGCCCAATGAGCTATTCCACAAAAATCTTGCAAGCAACAACAATGCATTCTCCACCCCCGTGAAGACCATCTCGGCCATAGAAGAGGAGAACAAGACTCCCAAAACAATGCCCATCCCCATCCCATCTACTCCTTCCACCATAACAGTCCCCATGCAGACTGCAGTTACACCAGCCCCCGCGTCTGTTCCCGTGCTCGTGGTGAAGGACATTGTACCGGAAGAGATAGAGTACTCATTCGAGGAACGGAGAGCGGGGTTCGTGCTACCAGTAATCCGAGTCTGA